The following coding sequences lie in one Pontibacter sp. G13 genomic window:
- a CDS encoding DUF2071 domain-containing protein has product MASTNFLTAEWNDLLLANYAVDPAILQPHVPIGTELDLYEGVAYVSLVAFRFEDTRLLGIPIPFHINFEEVNLRFYVKAFQDGEWKRGVVFVKEIVPKPAIAWVANVVYREPYVTRRMDHKLEMSEDHRTIQYRWKEGQEWQEISAVADAQSVPLYSVDPAATFITEHYWGYTKWSDRKTTGYEVVHPSWEVFPIRQYRISVDVAATYGPQWAEAMPSSPDSVFWAQGSEVAVRSGFTLTEGAKSSPV; this is encoded by the coding sequence ATGGCCTCAACAAACTTTCTGACTGCTGAATGGAATGACCTCCTGCTGGCCAACTATGCCGTGGACCCGGCAATCCTCCAGCCTCACGTTCCCATTGGAACCGAGCTGGATCTCTATGAGGGAGTCGCCTATGTCAGTTTGGTGGCTTTTCGGTTTGAGGATACCCGGCTTTTGGGGATTCCAATTCCGTTCCATATCAATTTCGAGGAAGTGAATCTCCGCTTCTATGTCAAGGCTTTTCAGGATGGCGAATGGAAGCGCGGGGTGGTATTTGTGAAGGAAATCGTTCCGAAGCCTGCCATTGCCTGGGTGGCTAATGTAGTGTATCGGGAGCCTTATGTCACTCGCCGGATGGATCACAAGCTCGAAATGTCGGAGGATCATCGCACCATCCAATATCGCTGGAAGGAAGGGCAGGAATGGCAGGAAATCAGCGCTGTAGCCGATGCCCAATCTGTTCCGCTTTATTCGGTAGATCCCGCTGCTACTTTCATCACGGAGCATTACTGGGGATATACCAAATGGAGCGATCGTAAGACCACAGGATATGAGGTCGTGCATCCCAGTTGGGAGGTGTTTCCGATTCGTCAGTACCGCATATCCGTGGATGTTGCAGCTACCTACGGCCCCCAATGGGCAGAGGCCATGCCTTCCAGTCCAGATTCGGTCTTCTGGGCT